DNA sequence from the Devosia lacusdianchii genome:
CCCAGTTCGTCCTCGACCCAGTCCCACCGCTTGGTGGCGTCCACCTGCTTGCGCAGTTCGCGATAGATGTCGCGCAGATGCGTGACGTCGGCGAGTGCATAAAGGCGCTGCTTTTCTGAGAGCGGGCGGGCCGACCAATCGGTGAAGCGAGACGACTTGTCGAGCTCCACATTGGTAATTGAGCGGACCAGATTGTCGTAGGAGACACTATCGCCAAAGCCGCAGACGCTAGCCGCAACCTGGGTGTCGAAGATGTTGACGGGCACCTTGCCCGTCAGTTTGACAAAAATTTCTATGTCCTGCCGGGCGGCATGGAACACCTTGGTGACGTTGGGATTGGCCAGGAGATCGAAGAACGGCGTGAGATCGAATCCGGGAGTCAGCGGATCGATCAGCACAGCCTCATCATCAGTGGCGACCTGGATGAGACAGAGTTTGGGCCAGTAAGTCGTTTCGCGCAGGAACTCGGTATCAACAGTCACAAAATCGAACTTCGCAGCGCGCTCGCAAAAAGCGGCGAGCACATCTGTGGAAACAATGAGGTCCATACCGGCGTCCGTCTCAAATTCGTCAAGATTGTTACTAGCAGGTGAATCAGGTCCACTCCAGACAGCATTTGTTGAGTACTCGGCCAAGGTTAGCGCGGCGCGCTTCGGGCTGGAGCGGATAGGCCCATCCAGCTTGACAAGCGGGGGCTCCCATGCGCTTTTCCCGCCCAAGATTCCGGCCTTTTCCCAGAGCTTTCAAATGACTTCACATCGCTACCGCTCGCACACTTGCGGGGCTCTCACCGCCAAGGATGCCGGTCAAACTGTTCGTCTCAGTGGCTGGGTTCACCGCATTCGCGACCATGGCGGGCTGCTGTTCATGGATTTGCGCGACCATTACGGGCTGACCCAGGCCGTTATCGATCCTGATTCTCCCGCCTTTGCGGCCGCTGAAAAGGTGCGCTCGGAGTGGGTCATCCGCATCGATGGCGAAGTGAAGCCGCGCGACGCTGCAGCCGTGAACCCGAACCTGCCCACCGGCACGATCGAAGTTTTCATTCGCGAGATCGAAGTGCTCTCGGCCGCCAAGGAACTGCCGCTGCCCGTGTTCGGCGATCAGGAGTATCCTGAGGATGTGCGGCTGAAGTACCGCTTTCTCGACCTGCGCCGCGAAAAGCTGCATGCCAACATCGTCCGCCGCACCAAGGTGATCTCGGCAATGCGCAACAGCATGGCCGATGCCGGCTTCGCGGAGTATTCGACCCCGATCCTGACGGCCTCGTCGCCGGAAGGCGCACGCGACTTCCTCGTGCCGTCACGCATTCATCCCGGCAAGTTCTTCGCGCTGCCGCAGGCTCCACAGCAGTATAAGCAATTGTTGATGGTGGCGGGCTTTGACCGCTATTTCCAGATCGCGCCGTGCTTCCGCGACGAAGACCCGCGCGCCGATCGCCTGCCGGGCGAATTCTACCAGCTCGACTTGGAGATGAGCTTCGTTACGCAGGAAGACGTCTGGAACACCATGACGCCCGTCATCACCGGCATCTTCGAGCAGTTTGCCGACGGCAAGCGCGTCAACAAGGAATGGCCGCGCATTCCCTACGACACTGCCATCCGCAAATACGGTTCGGATAAGCCCGACCTGCGCAACCCGATCGAGATGCAGGCCGTGACGGAGCACTTTGCCGGTTCGGGTTTCAAGGTCTTTGCCAGCCAGATCGAAGCTGATTCCAAGGTCGAAGTCTGGGCCATTCCGGCCAAGAACAAGGCCGGGGCAGAGCCCATTGGTCGCGCCTTCTGCGATCGCATGAACGCCTGGGCGCAAGGCGAGGGCCAGCCGGGCCTCGGCTACATCTTCTTCAAGGACGGGCAGGGCTCCGGCCCCATCGCCAAGAATATCGGCGAGGAGCGCACGGCCGCCCTCAAGGTGCAGCTTGGCCTGGATGACGGCGACGCCGTGTTCTTCGTCTGCGGCCGCCCGGAGAAGTTCTACAAGTTCGCCGGCGAGGCCCGCACCAAGGCTGGCACCGATCTTGGCCTCGTCGACACCGAGCAGTTCGCACTGTGCTGGATCGTCGACTTCCCGTTCTACGAGTGGGACGAGGAAGAAAAGCGCGTGGACTTCGCCCACAACCCGTTCTCCATGCCCCAGGGCGGCATCGAGGCGCTCAACGGCCAGGACCCGCTGACCATCAAGGCGTATCAGTATGACGCCGTCTGCAACGGCTACGAAATCGCCTCCGGGTCGATCCGTAACCAGTTGCCCGAGACTATGGTCCGCGCCTTCGAGCTGACCGGCAAGAGCCGCGACGAGGTCGAAGAACAGTTCGGCGGCCTATACCGCGCCTTCCAGTACGGCGCACCACCGCATGGCGGCGCAGCGTTCGGCGTGGATCGCATCGTCATGCTGCTCTGCGGCGTGCAGAACCTGCGCGAGATCACTGCCTTCCCGATGAACCAGCAGGCCGAAGACCTGTTGATGGGCGCTCCGAGCCCCGCTGCGCCCAAGCAATTGCGTGAGCTGAGCATCCGTCTGAACGTCCAGGACAAGTAAGGTTCGGCAATACCTATTGATACCTATTGCAGGCGGCCATCCGGACTCGGGATGGCCGCCTTTTTTGTTAGTGGGCAGGCGGTTGCGGCAGGTCGTTATGGTTTCCATCAATTAACCAGCATTAATGATCCGTTAAACGCTGATTGGTACCGGTGAAGTACCGAATGATCCTGTTTCCGGATTCGTGCAGTGAAATCGCGCTACTCCCATATCCTGATGCTCATGGGCGCTATCCTGGCGTTCCTGCCCATCATGGCGGTGGATTACCTGCTCGACGCCTACGTCCGCATGCGCGAAAAGGATGTTACGCAACAATATGTTGCTGCCATTGCCTCCCAAATAGAAACCGGTACGAACGACGCCATTTCATCGCTGCGCCGCATTCTGGCCGATAGCCCGTCGCTCTGCACGCCGACCTTCATCGCCAATGTGCAGCAGGCGATCGAGTCCAGTATCAATATGAAGCAGGTGTTGGTCGAGAACGCCGATGGCGTTCAATATTGCGACGCCTTCGGCCGCGCCGTCAGCTATTCGCCGCTGTCCGAAAGCCTGCCTGTGCCGGGCCATACCGAGACCATCAGCATCGTGTCACTTGGCGGCATGGCGATGCCCGCGCTCAAGATCACCCAATCCTTCGGGGATACGCGCCGCGTATCGGCATTCGTGCCGTTGTTAGGACAAAGCCAGGCCGCGCTGACCGAGGGTCTGCAGGGCGCCGCCATGCTGCGCGTATTGCTGACCAATGGGACGTCGGTGCTGACCATCGGCGATCCGACCGGTTTCGACCGGCGTTCATCGGCTACCGAGTTCATTTATTCGCAGGGCTTCGCCGGCGAACTTCCGCTCAAGGTAGAATATGCGCTGCCTTTTGCCATGGCGCGGGCAGGCTATACCGATCTCGATGTAGGCTTCACGGTCATTGCCTGCCTGATGAGCGCGGCCTTCCTGGTCCTGTCGCTGCATTATGTACGCCGCTCACGCGTGCCCGCCTTCGATCTCGAGCGCGCTATCGCGCGGGGCGAAATCAAGCCCTACTACCAGCCGGTCATCAACCTGCGCACCGGAGAACTCGCCGGCTGCGAAGTGCTATGCCGTTGGGAGAAGAAGAACGGCAAGGTCATACCGCCAGGAGCGTTCATCGACTATGCCGAGGTCACCGGCCTTGCCATCCCCATGACACTCTCGCTGATGCAGCAGGTCAAGTACGACCTGGGCGAAATCTGCCGGCAGATGCCGGGCATCAAGGTCTCGATCAATCTCTTCGAGGGCCATTTCCGCGACGGTAGCATCGTCGAGGACGTGCAGGCGATCTTTGGCAATTCTCTGGTCGAGTTCCATCAACTCGTCTTCGAGATCACCGAACGCCATCCGCTGGCCAATTCGGCGATCGCCAATAGTGTCATTGCGGGCCTGCATGCCCTTGGCTCCCGCCTCGCACTCGATGACGCGGGCACCGGGCACTCCAATCTGGCCTATCTTGGTACGCTGGGTGTGGACGTGATCAAGATCGACCGCGTGTTCGTGGACATGATCAAGCCAGGCACCACGCAGGTTGCGGTACTGGACGGGCTCATCGCCATGGCCAAGGATCTCGATTGCGAAATTGTCGCCGAAGGTGTGGAGACCGAGGCGCAGGCCCTCTACCTGCGGGCTCGCGGCGTGATCTTCGCCCAGGGCTTCATCTTTGCTCCCGCACTCAAGATCGGCGCGTTCAAGGAGCTTGCTTTGGCCCTGCACGCCACGCAAACGCCGCGCAGCCGCATCGAGGGCATCGTCGCCAGCGCCGCCTGAGCCGGGTTCGACTTTAGTTGAACCCAACCACTGCCATTGACCCTTTTCATCGCCAGCAATTGGTGGCACCAACGCGTGCTCACGGTTGAGCGTTCAACACCATCGTTGAATGTGAGCGAGGAGGATTGCGTGTCGACTGACGTCAATGAACAGCGGAAGGCTCTCCGCGAGGCAGCGCTGCATTTCCACGAGTTCCCCAAGCCCGGCAAGCTCGAAATCCAGGCGACCAAGCCCCTCGGCAACCAGCGCGACCTGGCACTGGCCTATTCGCCCGGCGTGGCTGCGCCATGCGAGGAGATCGCCGCCGACCCCGACACCGTATCGCGCTATACCTCGCGCCAGAATCTCGTGGCCGTGATTTCCAACGGCACCGCCGTGCTCGGCCTGGGCAATATCGGCGCGCTGGCTTCGAAGCCGGTGATGGAAGGCAAGGCCGTCCTGTTCAAGAAATTCGCCGGCATCGACGTGTTCGACCTCGAAATCGACGAGATCGAGCCGCAGAAATTCATCGATGCCGTGGCACCGCTCTGGCCCACCTTTGGTGGCATCAACCTTGAGGATATCCGCGCGCCAGACTGCTTCGAGATCGAGGAAACGCTGCGCGAGCGCATGCCGATCCCCGTCTTCCACGACGACCAGCATGGCACGGCCATCATCGTGGGCGCGGCCGTGCTCAACGGGCTGGAGCTCAAGGGCAAGAAGATCGAGGACGTCAAGATTTGCGCCTCGGGGGCAGGGGCCGCGGCTATCGCCTGCCTCAATGTGCTGGTGGCCCTCGGTGCCAAGCACGAGAATATCTGGGTCGCCGACAAGGATGGCCTCGTCACCCACAAGCGCAACGACGTCAATGACAAGTGGCGCGGCCAATTCCGCCGGACCAGTGATGCGACTACGCTCGCCGAGGTCATCGAGGGAGCCGACATTTTCCTCGGCCTGTCGGCGGCCGGCGCGCTGAAGCCGGAAATGCTGGAGAAGATGGCGCCCAAGCCGCTGATCCTGGCGCTGGCCAACCCCAATCCCGAGATCATGCCCGAGGTCGCCAAGGCGACCCGCCTGGACGCGATGGTCTGCACCGGCCGGTCGGACTATCCCAACCAGGTCAACAATGTCCTATGCTTCCCCTTCATCTTCCGCGGCGCTCTCGACGTGGGCGCCACCACGATCAATGAAGAGATGAAGCTGGCGGCGGTCCGCGCTATCGCCAAGCTGGCACATGAACCTGGGCTCGAAGTGTCGCCGTCCGGCGCGCCGGCCGTGTTCGGGCCCGACCACATCATCCCCAACCCGTTCGACCAGCGCCTGATCCTGCGCATCGCACCGGCTGTGGCGCGTGCCGCCATGGAATCGGGCGTCGCCAAGAAGCCGATCACCGACTGGACCGCCTATCTCGACACGCTGAACCGCTTCGTGTTCCGCTCTGGCCTGGTGATGAAGCCGATCATCGACCGAGCGCAGGGCCAGAACAAGCGCATCGCCTTTGCCGACGGCGAAGACGAGCGCGTTCTGCGCGCCACCCAGGTGCTGCTCGAGGAGCGGATCGCCCGACCTATCCTGATCGGCCGCCCTTCAGTGATCGAGGCCCGCATCGAGCGCTTCGGCCTCAACCTGCGCCCCGGCACCGACTTCGAAGTCATCAACCCCGAAGACGACCCGCGCTATCGCGACTATGTGAGCCTGTTCCACTCGCTTGTGGGCCGCGACGGCGTGACGCCTGACACAGCTCGGCAAGTGGTGCGCACCAACACGACCGTCATCGGCGGCCTGGCCGTCAAGCGCGGCGAAGCCGACGCGCTGATCTGTGGCCTCCAGGGTCGTTATATCAAGCACGTGCGCGACATCCGCTCGATCATCGGCCTGCAGGATGGCGTTTCCGACGTCTCGGCGCTGTCCATGCTGATCATGCCGCGCGGCGCATTCTTCCTTGCCGATACCTATGTGAACCCGGACCCGACGCCCGACGAGATCGTCGGCATCGCGCTGCAGGCAAGCAACCATCTCAAGCGCTTCAATATCGAGGCCAAGGTGGCGCTGCTGAGCTATTCCAACTTCGGCTCGCGCGACGGCGATAGCGCCTACAAGATGCGCGACGCCTACAACAAGCTGAAGGCCACCGCGCCGAACCTGATCGTCGAAGGCGAAATGCAGGGTGACCTGGCGCTGAACCAGGAACTGCGCGACCGCTATATCCCGGACAGCGTGCTGAGCGGCGAGGCGAACCTGCTGATCTTCCCCAATCTGGACGCGGCAAACCTCTCAATGACGCTGCTCAAGGAGATGAACAACGCTCTGTCGGTTGGCCCGATCCTGATGGGCACCAAGTCGCCGGCGCATATCCTGGCGCCGTCGACCACGAGCCGAGGCATCGTCAACATGGCGGCGATTGCTGCGACCGAATCCATCGGAGCCGAGGCATGATCCGCCACACGGTCGTTTTCACGCTGAAGCATCCGGCAGGATCTGCGGAGGAGGGCGCTTTCCTTCGCGATGCAAAGATATTGGCGACGATCCCGGGCGTCAAAAAATTCGAACAATTGCGTCAGGTGAGTGCAAAGAACGACTACGCCTTCGGCTTCTCCATGGAGTTCGCGGACCAGTCGGCCTATTCCGGCTACGACCAGCACCCCGACCACGTGGCTTTCGTGCGGGATCGCTGGGTTCCGGAAGTCGCGAAGTTCCTGGAGATCGACTACGTGCCGGTTTGATGGGGTATGGCGGCGCACGTCCAGGCGTATGGAGTACTCAGTCCCCGACCACAGTCGCTTCCCGCAGACTTGATCCGCGGTCGCCATTAGCACGGCACAAGCGGCGAGAAACCCGCGGATCAAGCCCGCTGGAACGACTGTGGGTGGTGACTCATCGCGAGCGTTACAGCCATCGACTTGGCAACCCCGCGTTAAGCCCTTGTCAGCCATAGTGGCTGGGTTCCAATCTGGTTAGCCCATGCCCACCCGTCTCAAACGTCCTGCTATCTGGCGTCCCCTGGCGCTAACCGTGGCGCTGCTGGGGTTTCAGGGCTATCTCGGGTTCTCGGCCATTGGCGGCCAGTTCGGTTGGGAAAGCCGCACGCAGATCCTGATCGACATCGACCAGCTCAAGGGCAAGTCGGCTGCATTGCAGGCCGAAATTGACGCTTACCGGCACCGCGCCACGCTGATGGACACGCGCCGGCTCGATCCCGACATTGTCACGGAACGTGCACGAGCCTTGCTTAATATGGCCAATGCCGACGACGTCATCATCATGGTCGACCCGCAAACGGGTGAACCACTTTCCGGTAAATTTGAAGAATTAGCCTCAGATGAGTTAATGCAACTTATTCAAGCTGATTCAACGCTCTAGCAGCGCCGCTACGCATCCCACGAGCATTGCTTTCCCCCGATCGCTTGCACTATGATGCGCAAGTGTGGCCAACTCGGGCCAAGCGGCAAATCCATTTCGATGCGGAGCGTACCCCCATGGCGCGTAAGGCTGTGGCCACCAAGGCCAAGACGCAATCCAACGTCCCTCAGTTCACCAAGGAACAGGATCTCGAAGCCTATCGCGAGATGCTGCTGATCCGTCGCTTCGAGGAAAAGGCCGGCCAGATGTATGGCATGGGCCTGATCGGCGGCTTCTGCCACCTCTATATTGGCCAGGAAGCGGTCGTTACCGGCATCACCATGGCCAGCGAGAAGGGCAAGGATGCCCAGATCACTGGCTATCGCGACCACGGCCACATGCTGGTCATGGGACTCGACCCCAAGGGCGTTATGGCCGAGCTGACTGGTCGCCAGGGTGGTCTCAGCCGCGGCAAGGGCGGCTCGATGCATATGTTCTCCAACGAGCATCGCTTCTATGGCGGCAACGGCATCGTCGGCGCACAGGCGTCGCTTGGGACGGGCCTGGGCTTTGCGGCCAAGTACAAGGGCGACGGCTCGGTTTCGATTGCCTATTTCGGCGACGGTGCGGCCAACCAGGGCCAGGTCTATGAGAGCTTCAACATGGCCAAGCTGTGGAAGCTGCCGGTCGTGTTCATTATCGAAAACAACAAATACGCCATGGGCACCTCAATCGAGCGCTCTTCGGCAACCACCGATTTCTCCCAGCGTGGCGCATCGTTCGACATTCCGGGCGAGCAGGTCGACGGCATGGACGTTCGCATGGTCTATGACGCCGCCCAGCGCGCGATCGAGCATGCCCGCTCGGGCAAGGGCCCGTTCATCTTGGAAATGCTGACCTATCGCTACCGCGGTCATTCCATGTCCGATCCAGCGAAGTATCGCACCAAGGACGAAGTGACCAAGTATCGCCAGGAGCGCGATCCGATCGAGCAGGTGAAGGCCCGCCTGATCGAGTCGGGTGCCCAGACCGAGGAATCGCTCAAGGCCATCGAGAACGACATTCGCGCCATCGTCACGGAAGCAGCCGATTTTGCCACCAACGATCCGGAGCCGGATGCCGCCGAGCTCTGGACCGACATCACCATCAGCGCCTGAGGCCTCGATGAACGTGCTGCTGGGCGTAATTGCGCTCTTTGCCATCCTGTCTCTGGTTGCTGCGGCCATTCAGGCCGCTGCGATAGTGCGGCTGGCGCCAGCCGGTGAAAAGCTCGGCTCGTTCATGTTCCTTGGTTGGTGGAAATTCGGCCAGCTCGAGGCCAAGGCCGGCCCGGCGGCCGCGCAGAACCTCAATATCTACAAGCGCGCCGTCATCGCCTTCCTCGTGTTCGTCGTGCTCGGCATCACGCTGAGCGGCTGGGCCATCAACCAGCGACCGGCCGCCACTACCGTCTCACTGATCAACGATCCGCGCGTCATTCCTGCGGATTTCGCTTTCAATACCGACCTTCGCCGCGTGGCCACGATGCCCGGCGCCCCAATTCTGGAGAGCTGATATGCCCCAAATCCTGATGCCCGCGCTGTCGCCCACCATGGAAGAGGGCAAGCTCTCCAAATGGCTGGTCAAGGTCGGCGACACCGTCAAGTCCGGAGACGTACTGGCCGAGATCGAGACCGACAAGGCGACGATGGAAGTCGAGTCGGTCGATGAAGGGGTGGTCAAGGAATTGCTTATCGCCGAGGGCACCGAGGGCGTTCTGGTGAACACC
Encoded proteins:
- a CDS encoding NADP-dependent malic enzyme produces the protein MSTDVNEQRKALREAALHFHEFPKPGKLEIQATKPLGNQRDLALAYSPGVAAPCEEIAADPDTVSRYTSRQNLVAVISNGTAVLGLGNIGALASKPVMEGKAVLFKKFAGIDVFDLEIDEIEPQKFIDAVAPLWPTFGGINLEDIRAPDCFEIEETLRERMPIPVFHDDQHGTAIIVGAAVLNGLELKGKKIEDVKICASGAGAAAIACLNVLVALGAKHENIWVADKDGLVTHKRNDVNDKWRGQFRRTSDATTLAEVIEGADIFLGLSAAGALKPEMLEKMAPKPLILALANPNPEIMPEVAKATRLDAMVCTGRSDYPNQVNNVLCFPFIFRGALDVGATTINEEMKLAAVRAIAKLAHEPGLEVSPSGAPAVFGPDHIIPNPFDQRLILRIAPAVARAAMESGVAKKPITDWTAYLDTLNRFVFRSGLVMKPIIDRAQGQNKRIAFADGEDERVLRATQVLLEERIARPILIGRPSVIEARIERFGLNLRPGTDFEVINPEDDPRYRDYVSLFHSLVGRDGVTPDTARQVVRTNTTVIGGLAVKRGEADALICGLQGRYIKHVRDIRSIIGLQDGVSDVSALSMLIMPRGAFFLADTYVNPDPTPDEIVGIALQASNHLKRFNIEAKVALLSYSNFGSRDGDSAYKMRDAYNKLKATAPNLIVEGEMQGDLALNQELRDRYIPDSVLSGEANLLIFPNLDAANLSMTLLKEMNNALSVGPILMGTKSPAHILAPSTTSRGIVNMAAIAATESIGAEA
- a CDS encoding FtsB family cell division protein, which produces MPTRLKRPAIWRPLALTVALLGFQGYLGFSAIGGQFGWESRTQILIDIDQLKGKSAALQAEIDAYRHRATLMDTRRLDPDIVTERARALLNMANADDVIIMVDPQTGEPLSGKFEELASDELMQLIQADSTL
- the aspS gene encoding aspartate--tRNA ligase, which codes for MTSHRYRSHTCGALTAKDAGQTVRLSGWVHRIRDHGGLLFMDLRDHYGLTQAVIDPDSPAFAAAEKVRSEWVIRIDGEVKPRDAAAVNPNLPTGTIEVFIREIEVLSAAKELPLPVFGDQEYPEDVRLKYRFLDLRREKLHANIVRRTKVISAMRNSMADAGFAEYSTPILTASSPEGARDFLVPSRIHPGKFFALPQAPQQYKQLLMVAGFDRYFQIAPCFRDEDPRADRLPGEFYQLDLEMSFVTQEDVWNTMTPVITGIFEQFADGKRVNKEWPRIPYDTAIRKYGSDKPDLRNPIEMQAVTEHFAGSGFKVFASQIEADSKVEVWAIPAKNKAGAEPIGRAFCDRMNAWAQGEGQPGLGYIFFKDGQGSGPIAKNIGEERTAALKVQLGLDDGDAVFFVCGRPEKFYKFAGEARTKAGTDLGLVDTEQFALCWIVDFPFYEWDEEEKRVDFAHNPFSMPQGGIEALNGQDPLTIKAYQYDAVCNGYEIASGSIRNQLPETMVRAFELTGKSRDEVEEQFGGLYRAFQYGAPPHGGAAFGVDRIVMLLCGVQNLREITAFPMNQQAEDLLMGAPSPAAPKQLRELSIRLNVQDK
- a CDS encoding EAL domain-containing protein, which encodes MKSRYSHILMLMGAILAFLPIMAVDYLLDAYVRMREKDVTQQYVAAIASQIETGTNDAISSLRRILADSPSLCTPTFIANVQQAIESSINMKQVLVENADGVQYCDAFGRAVSYSPLSESLPVPGHTETISIVSLGGMAMPALKITQSFGDTRRVSAFVPLLGQSQAALTEGLQGAAMLRVLLTNGTSVLTIGDPTGFDRRSSATEFIYSQGFAGELPLKVEYALPFAMARAGYTDLDVGFTVIACLMSAAFLVLSLHYVRRSRVPAFDLERAIARGEIKPYYQPVINLRTGELAGCEVLCRWEKKNGKVIPPGAFIDYAEVTGLAIPMTLSLMQQVKYDLGEICRQMPGIKVSINLFEGHFRDGSIVEDVQAIFGNSLVEFHQLVFEITERHPLANSAIANSVIAGLHALGSRLALDDAGTGHSNLAYLGTLGVDVIKIDRVFVDMIKPGTTQVAVLDGLIAMAKDLDCEIVAEGVETEAQALYLRARGVIFAQGFIFAPALKIGAFKELALALHATQTPRSRIEGIVASAA
- the pdhA gene encoding pyruvate dehydrogenase (acetyl-transferring) E1 component subunit alpha; translation: MARKAVATKAKTQSNVPQFTKEQDLEAYREMLLIRRFEEKAGQMYGMGLIGGFCHLYIGQEAVVTGITMASEKGKDAQITGYRDHGHMLVMGLDPKGVMAELTGRQGGLSRGKGGSMHMFSNEHRFYGGNGIVGAQASLGTGLGFAAKYKGDGSVSIAYFGDGAANQGQVYESFNMAKLWKLPVVFIIENNKYAMGTSIERSSATTDFSQRGASFDIPGEQVDGMDVRMVYDAAQRAIEHARSGKGPFILEMLTYRYRGHSMSDPAKYRTKDEVTKYRQERDPIEQVKARLIESGAQTEESLKAIENDIRAIVTEAADFATNDPEPDAAELWTDITISA
- a CDS encoding Dabb family protein, with product MIRHTVVFTLKHPAGSAEEGAFLRDAKILATIPGVKKFEQLRQVSAKNDYAFGFSMEFADQSAYSGYDQHPDHVAFVRDRWVPEVAKFLEIDYVPV